The following proteins come from a genomic window of Candidatus Saccharibacteria bacterium oral taxon 488:
- a CDS encoding NUDIX hydrolase, whose translation MSFEAKIHEAQTKILRELLFLPVANFATLQKASGLESDHIKFHIKRLVELGYVQKVDGGYCLSVKGKEYANKLDTDAGVIERQPKVAVMLVIERERNGEKQYLLQQRLKHPYYGFWGAPTGKVRWAESIVDAASRELTEETGLRGEFVHCGVYHERVRHAQTGEIIEDKIFHLMFCKVFSGKLAVQFEGGRNTWRTLDEMRDEPKKYKSFLREITACING comes from the coding sequence ATGAGTTTTGAAGCAAAGATCCATGAGGCACAAACGAAAATTTTGCGAGAGTTGTTATTTTTGCCAGTGGCTAATTTCGCAACACTACAAAAAGCAAGCGGCCTGGAAAGCGATCATATCAAATTTCATATCAAACGGCTCGTTGAGCTAGGTTATGTGCAGAAAGTCGACGGCGGGTACTGTCTCTCGGTCAAGGGCAAAGAGTATGCGAATAAGCTTGATACTGATGCCGGTGTTATTGAGCGGCAGCCAAAGGTGGCAGTCATGCTCGTGATTGAACGTGAGCGTAATGGAGAAAAACAATATTTATTACAACAACGGCTCAAACATCCCTACTATGGGTTTTGGGGTGCGCCTACTGGCAAAGTGCGGTGGGCCGAGTCAATCGTCGATGCGGCCTCGCGTGAATTGACGGAGGAGACGGGGTTACGGGGTGAGTTTGTTCATTGCGGGGTATACCATGAACGTGTGCGCCATGCGCAAACAGGTGAAATTATTGAAGACAAGATCTTTCACCTGATGTTTTGCAAGGTATTTTCGGGTAAATTGGCCGTACAGTTTGAGGGCGGTAGAAATACCTGGCGTACACTCGATGAGATGCGTGATGAGCCAAAAAAGTACAAGAGTTTTTTGCGAGAAATCACGGCGTGTATCAATGGGTGA
- a CDS encoding 1,4-alpha-glucan-branching enzyme has product MSKKTLVELDPWLAPHEGVINAREAYVSSTLKKVLDGKSPADFALGFRHFGLHRAQDGWIFREWAPNATRVVMVGEFSDWQEREEFALQPGAHGEWNVDLPKDALHHGQKYKLRVYWPNGDGWRLPSYATYVVQDDDSVDFSAVVWQPDEPYQWQHDIPPAPNVPLIYEAHVGMSSEEEKVANFNEFTANILPRVKQAGYNTIQLMAIAEHPYYGSFGYHVSNFFAVSSRFGTPDDFKRLVDAAHGLGLRVIIDIVHAHAAKNEVEGLGNFAGSPTQYFKAHDHPAWDSRLFDYGKPEVLHFLASNCRWWLDEYHVDGFRFDGVTSMLYHDHGLGKSFTSYDDYFGDDVDKDALVYLRLANDVIHAVRPDAMTIAEEMSGLPGLAAPTEYGGLGFDYRLAMGAPDLWIKTLKEKRDEDWDLGELVHTLSSHRPEEKVITYAESHDQALVGDKTLIFRLIDKEMYWHMDKADLDLTVERGIALHKLIRLLTAGLHGGGYLNFMGNEFGHPEWIDFPRQGNHWSFKYARRQWSLRDNGFLKYQWLGEFDAALMKIIQAVDDPGTHYLTIRQHDHVVSFMRDNLLFIMNFSPSQSWTDYGVPAAAGSYRVALSSDDQQFGGQGRVDPNGRYFTTPHNGEHIMRVYIPTRSGLVLQKD; this is encoded by the coding sequence ATGAGCAAGAAAACGCTGGTTGAGCTTGACCCGTGGTTAGCACCGCATGAGGGCGTCATCAACGCCCGCGAGGCGTATGTTTCGTCGACGTTAAAGAAGGTTTTGGATGGAAAATCGCCGGCGGATTTTGCGCTGGGATTTCGTCATTTTGGACTGCACCGCGCTCAAGATGGTTGGATTTTTAGAGAATGGGCGCCAAACGCTACACGCGTAGTGATGGTTGGCGAGTTCTCCGATTGGCAAGAGCGCGAGGAATTTGCCCTGCAACCTGGCGCGCATGGCGAATGGAATGTTGATTTGCCGAAAGACGCGCTGCACCACGGCCAGAAATATAAACTGCGCGTCTATTGGCCTAACGGCGACGGCTGGCGCTTGCCATCATATGCCACCTACGTCGTCCAGGATGATGATTCGGTGGATTTTTCAGCCGTCGTTTGGCAGCCTGATGAGCCATATCAGTGGCAGCATGACATTCCGCCTGCGCCAAACGTGCCGCTGATTTACGAGGCTCATGTCGGCATGAGTAGCGAAGAGGAAAAGGTTGCCAATTTCAATGAATTTACCGCCAATATCCTACCGCGTGTCAAACAAGCCGGCTATAACACCATCCAGCTGATGGCCATCGCCGAACACCCGTACTACGGCAGTTTTGGCTATCATGTTAGTAATTTTTTCGCCGTGTCATCGCGCTTTGGCACGCCCGATGATTTTAAGCGGTTAGTTGACGCGGCGCACGGACTAGGACTGCGCGTTATCATTGATATCGTCCACGCTCATGCCGCTAAAAATGAGGTCGAGGGCCTCGGCAATTTTGCGGGCAGCCCGACGCAATACTTCAAAGCTCACGACCATCCAGCGTGGGATTCGCGGCTGTTTGATTATGGCAAGCCGGAAGTGCTGCACTTTTTGGCTAGCAATTGCCGCTGGTGGTTGGATGAATACCACGTTGACGGCTTTCGGTTTGACGGTGTGACCAGTATGCTGTATCACGACCACGGTTTGGGCAAAAGCTTCACCAGCTATGACGATTATTTTGGCGACGATGTAGATAAGGACGCACTGGTCTATCTCAGACTGGCAAATGACGTCATTCACGCTGTTCGCCCCGATGCCATGACCATTGCTGAGGAAATGAGCGGGCTGCCGGGTTTGGCGGCGCCGACAGAATACGGCGGCCTGGGTTTTGATTATCGTTTGGCGATGGGCGCGCCCGACCTCTGGATTAAAACACTGAAAGAAAAGCGCGACGAAGATTGGGATTTGGGCGAGTTGGTACATACGCTGAGCTCGCACCGCCCAGAGGAAAAAGTCATCACCTACGCCGAGAGTCATGATCAAGCCTTGGTTGGCGACAAAACGCTGATTTTTCGACTAATTGATAAAGAAATGTATTGGCATATGGATAAGGCCGACCTTGACCTGACCGTGGAGCGTGGCATAGCCCTGCACAAACTAATTCGGCTGCTGACCGCCGGACTGCACGGCGGCGGCTACCTCAACTTTATGGGTAATGAATTTGGGCATCCCGAGTGGATCGACTTTCCGCGCCAAGGTAATCATTGGTCGTTCAAATATGCGCGGCGCCAGTGGAGTTTACGCGACAATGGTTTTCTCAAATACCAATGGTTGGGCGAATTTGACGCGGCGCTGATGAAAATCATCCAAGCAGTTGACGACCCAGGCACTCACTACCTCACCATTCGCCAGCACGATCACGTGGTTAGTTTCATGCGCGACAATCTGCTGTTTATTATGAATTTCTCGCCCAGCCAGTCGTGGACGGATTACGGCGTACCAGCGGCGGCTGGGTCATACCGAGTAGCGCTCAGTAGCGACGACCAGCAGTTTGGCGGGCAGGGCCGGGTTGATCCTAACGGCCGCTACTTTACGACGCCACATAACGGCGAGCACATTATGCGTGTATACATACCGACACGAAGTGGCCTCGTGCTACAAAAAGATTGA
- a CDS encoding DedA family protein: protein MHAFIDFIVHFGVVAILLVVFAESGLLFGFIFPGDSLLFTAGYMVQQHILPIDIHFFALLLSLMAILGDSVGYAFGHKVGRKLFEHKNSRFFKKKYLVQAEKFYEKHGSLTVVLARFVPIVRTFAPIVAGASKMHYRTFIIFNIIGGVIWATLFTYLGFFAGKALTDAGVNIEVAALIIIFLSVLPMIIHALKQEHTRAALRQQVSVLLGKTRRKKQ, encoded by the coding sequence ATGCACGCGTTTATTGATTTTATTGTTCATTTTGGTGTTGTCGCGATTTTGCTGGTTGTCTTTGCCGAATCGGGCCTACTCTTTGGCTTTATCTTTCCAGGCGACAGTCTACTGTTCACGGCTGGCTATATGGTTCAGCAGCATATTTTGCCAATTGATATTCATTTCTTTGCGCTCCTGCTCTCATTAATGGCTATTCTCGGCGACAGTGTCGGTTACGCATTTGGACATAAAGTTGGCCGTAAATTATTTGAACACAAAAACTCTCGCTTCTTTAAGAAGAAATATCTCGTGCAAGCCGAAAAGTTTTACGAAAAGCATGGCTCACTTACTGTGGTGCTGGCACGGTTTGTACCGATTGTGCGTACGTTTGCGCCAATCGTGGCCGGCGCTAGCAAGATGCACTATCGAACTTTTATTATTTTTAATATTATCGGTGGTGTTATTTGGGCCACGCTTTTCACCTACCTTGGATTCTTTGCTGGCAAGGCGCTCACCGACGCTGGTGTTAATATAGAAGTCGCCGCACTGATTATCATCTTCTTGTCAGTGCTGCCAATGATCATTCACGCCCTCAAGCAGGAGCATACTCGCGCGGCGTTGCGCCAACAAGTATCAGTCCTGCTCGGCAAAACTCGCCGCAAAAAGCAATAA
- the tgt gene encoding tRNA guanosine(34) transglycosylase Tgt: protein MKPFSFEITSRFDGTLARTGVIHTPHGDIKTPAFIVVGTKANVKAMLPEMVADVGAQAVLANAYHLYLQPGHQLIEKAGYLGKFMHWGGPTFTDSGGFQVLSLGSGFKKVLAMSTDVDEEIAIAKKSSRHAWVDENGVMFKSHLDGSYHKFTPELSMQIQAGIGADITFAFDELTSLIDPYEYQVEALARTHAWAERSLAEVKRLRKARPDKPYQALFAVLQGANYEDLRKQTAAFLGAMNFDGYGIGGALEKETMAQTIQWVNQILPENKPRHLLGISEPDDIFAAIEQGIDTFDCVSPTRVARNGAAYTPCGRVNVRGQKYRELFEPIMEDCDCYTCRNYTAAYLCHLLHARESLAGTLLSIHNERFIVKLVDDIRASLEDGTFYEFREAFLATYYRH, encoded by the coding sequence ATGAAACCATTTTCTTTTGAAATCACTTCGCGATTTGATGGCACGCTGGCGCGCACTGGCGTTATTCACACGCCGCACGGGGATATCAAGACTCCGGCATTTATCGTGGTCGGCACTAAGGCTAATGTTAAGGCGATGTTGCCCGAGATGGTGGCGGATGTTGGTGCGCAGGCGGTGCTGGCGAACGCCTATCATCTGTATTTGCAGCCAGGCCATCAGCTCATCGAGAAGGCTGGCTATTTGGGCAAGTTTATGCACTGGGGCGGGCCGACGTTCACTGATAGTGGTGGCTTTCAGGTGCTGAGTCTGGGTTCGGGTTTTAAGAAAGTTTTGGCGATGAGTACTGATGTTGATGAGGAAATTGCCATCGCTAAAAAATCGTCGCGCCACGCTTGGGTGGATGAAAATGGTGTGATGTTTAAATCGCACCTCGACGGCTCGTACCACAAATTTACGCCAGAGTTATCTATGCAGATTCAGGCGGGCATTGGCGCGGATATTACCTTCGCTTTTGACGAGCTGACCTCGCTGATTGATCCGTATGAGTATCAAGTGGAGGCTTTGGCACGGACGCATGCGTGGGCGGAGCGCAGTTTGGCGGAAGTGAAACGTCTGCGCAAGGCTCGTCCCGACAAGCCGTATCAAGCGTTATTTGCCGTGCTGCAGGGTGCAAATTACGAGGATCTGCGCAAGCAAACGGCTGCGTTTCTAGGTGCAATGAACTTTGATGGCTACGGCATCGGTGGCGCGCTGGAAAAGGAAACCATGGCGCAGACGATTCAGTGGGTCAATCAAATCTTGCCCGAGAACAAGCCACGGCATTTGCTCGGTATTTCTGAGCCGGACGATATCTTTGCGGCGATTGAGCAGGGAATTGATACCTTTGACTGTGTCAGTCCGACGCGCGTGGCCAGAAACGGCGCGGCCTACACGCCGTGTGGTCGAGTCAATGTTCGCGGCCAAAAATACCGCGAACTGTTTGAACCAATTATGGAAGATTGCGATTGCTATACTTGCAGGAATTATACTGCCGCCTATCTCTGTCATTTACTCCACGCCCGCGAATCTCTGGCTGGCACGCTGCTGTCGATCCACAATGAACGATTTATCGTCAAACTAGTTGATGATATTCGTGCCAGCCTAGAGGACGGAACATTTTACGAGTTTCGCGAGGCGTTTTTAGCGACGTACTATCGCCACTAG
- the uvrA gene encoding excinuclease ABC subunit UvrA, with protein sequence MPEVIRVKGAREHNLKNIDVEIPRDKLVVITGLSGSGKSSLAFDTIYAEGQRRYVESLSSYARQFLGIMDKPDVDSIEGLSPAISIDQKSTSRNPRSTVATVTEIYDYLRLLFARIGTPHCPALKPDGTRCHKPVSRRTAEAIIQEIAKQYDGKRLLLLAPIVKNKKGEFAHIPEQYRRLGYARVRVDGVVYALDEFPQLQKSYKHSIELVVDRLAMNNDLTSRLSQSVEQALELGQGVVEVLDADTDELKMFSQRYACVDHPDEEIPELEPRLFSFNAPQGACPSCTGLGSRLEVDPNLVLNENLTIAEGAIRPYNRINVDNFYMRKISAVAEAHGFSIRTPVGQLSDEARQKVLYGTGDQKYPVQLGNGRHYDTTYEGVIPNLERRWKETDSEFMRKDIERFMRQRDCYVCGGARLKPVVLAVTVQGLNIMDICDLGVDDALDLFTHKLTLNEQQAMIARLILKEITARLGFMSNVGLNYLELGRAANTLSGGEAQRIRLATQIGSGLQGVLYVLDEPSIGLHQRDNDRLIATLKRLRDLGNTVLVVEHDEDTIRQSDFLIDMGLGAGVHGGAVVALGSPEEVAKCADSVTGRYLSGAEKIAVPKHRRQVDASRQLIVRGARENNLKQIDVAFPLGLMTVVSGVSGSGKSTLVNDIVAKELAARLNRASDVPGAHDKIEGIKQLDKAIVIDQSPIGRTPRSNPATYTGIFTPIRELFASTPEANVRGYKAGRFSFNVKGGRCENCQGDGMIKIEMHFLPDVYVQCDECHGQRYNREALEIKYKNKTIADVLDMTVEQAADFFDSVPNIARKLQTLVEVGLGYIKLGQPATTFSGGEAQRIKLATELSKRSTGKTMYILDEPTTGLHSADVKRLLGILQQLVDGGNSMIIIEHNLDVIKSADWIIDMGPEGGLGGGTVVASGTPEEVANVPESFTGRYLKSLL encoded by the coding sequence ATGCCAGAGGTAATTCGCGTCAAGGGCGCTCGTGAACATAATCTGAAAAATATTGACGTGGAGATCCCGCGCGATAAATTAGTGGTGATCACTGGTCTGAGTGGCAGCGGTAAGTCGTCACTAGCGTTTGACACGATTTACGCCGAGGGGCAGCGCCGCTACGTCGAGAGTTTGTCGAGCTACGCGCGGCAATTTTTAGGCATTATGGATAAACCGGATGTTGATAGCATTGAGGGCCTGAGTCCGGCAATTTCAATTGATCAAAAGTCAACCAGCCGTAATCCGCGTTCAACCGTGGCGACGGTGACCGAGATTTATGATTATCTGCGCCTCTTGTTTGCGCGGATTGGCACGCCGCATTGTCCGGCTCTCAAACCAGACGGTACGCGCTGCCATAAACCAGTGTCGCGCCGCACAGCCGAGGCGATCATCCAGGAGATTGCCAAGCAATATGATGGCAAGCGATTGCTGCTACTCGCGCCAATTGTCAAAAATAAGAAGGGCGAGTTTGCGCACATTCCAGAGCAGTATCGACGGTTAGGTTACGCCCGGGTGCGCGTGGATGGCGTGGTGTATGCGCTGGATGAGTTTCCGCAGTTACAGAAAAGTTACAAGCACAGTATTGAGTTAGTGGTTGATCGCCTGGCAATGAACAATGACCTAACTAGCCGGTTGAGTCAGAGCGTCGAGCAGGCGCTGGAGCTTGGGCAGGGGGTTGTCGAGGTGCTGGATGCTGATACGGATGAGTTGAAGATGTTTTCGCAGCGTTATGCCTGTGTTGACCATCCGGATGAGGAGATTCCAGAGCTTGAGCCGCGTCTATTTAGTTTTAATGCACCGCAAGGGGCCTGTCCGAGCTGTACCGGACTTGGCAGTCGATTGGAGGTCGATCCTAATTTAGTACTGAACGAAAACCTGACGATTGCTGAGGGTGCGATTCGGCCATACAACAGGATCAATGTCGATAACTTTTACATGCGCAAGATTTCGGCGGTAGCCGAGGCGCATGGTTTCAGTATCCGGACACCGGTCGGGCAGTTGTCTGATGAGGCGCGCCAGAAGGTACTCTACGGTACGGGCGATCAGAAATATCCAGTACAGCTTGGCAATGGGCGGCATTACGATACAACCTATGAAGGAGTGATTCCCAATTTGGAGCGGCGCTGGAAAGAAACCGATAGCGAATTTATGCGCAAGGACATTGAGCGGTTTATGCGCCAGCGGGATTGTTATGTTTGCGGCGGTGCGCGGCTAAAGCCGGTTGTCCTGGCGGTAACGGTGCAGGGCCTGAATATTATGGATATTTGCGACCTTGGCGTTGATGACGCGCTTGATTTGTTCACTCACAAGTTAACATTGAACGAGCAGCAAGCGATGATTGCGCGGCTTATTTTGAAAGAGATTACCGCCCGCCTCGGCTTTATGAGTAATGTCGGGCTGAATTATTTGGAGTTAGGGCGGGCGGCTAATACACTAAGCGGTGGCGAGGCGCAGCGAATTCGGCTGGCGACGCAGATTGGCAGCGGTTTGCAGGGCGTGCTATACGTGCTGGATGAGCCGTCGATTGGTTTGCATCAGCGCGATAATGACCGACTGATTGCTACGCTGAAGCGTCTGCGCGACCTCGGTAATACGGTGCTGGTAGTCGAACACGACGAGGATACCATTCGGCAGAGTGACTTTTTGATCGATATGGGCCTAGGCGCTGGTGTGCATGGCGGCGCGGTGGTGGCGCTGGGTTCTCCTGAAGAGGTAGCCAAATGTGCAGATAGCGTGACTGGCCGGTATCTGTCGGGTGCAGAAAAAATTGCCGTACCAAAACATCGCCGCCAGGTTGATGCGAGCCGTCAACTAATCGTCCGCGGGGCTCGCGAGAACAATTTGAAGCAGATCGACGTGGCGTTTCCCTTGGGCCTGATGACAGTGGTGTCGGGCGTCTCAGGTAGCGGTAAGTCGACGCTAGTCAATGATATTGTCGCCAAAGAATTAGCGGCACGGCTTAATCGGGCCAGCGATGTACCAGGGGCACACGATAAAATTGAGGGTATCAAGCAGCTGGATAAAGCCATCGTCATCGACCAGTCGCCAATTGGCCGCACGCCGCGCTCTAACCCAGCGACCTACACTGGTATTTTTACGCCAATTCGCGAACTGTTTGCCAGTACCCCCGAGGCTAATGTCCGCGGCTATAAAGCGGGGCGGTTCAGCTTTAATGTAAAGGGCGGCCGCTGCGAGAATTGTCAAGGCGACGGTATGATCAAGATCGAAATGCATTTCTTGCCGGATGTCTACGTCCAGTGCGACGAGTGCCATGGCCAGCGCTATAACCGCGAGGCATTAGAGATTAAATATAAAAATAAGACCATTGCTGACGTGCTCGATATGACAGTCGAGCAGGCAGCCGATTTCTTTGATAGTGTGCCTAATATCGCTCGGAAACTACAGACGCTGGTGGAAGTCGGCCTTGGCTATATCAAGCTTGGCCAGCCGGCAACTACCTTTTCGGGCGGCGAGGCGCAGCGGATTAAACTGGCGACGGAACTCTCCAAGCGCTCGACGGGCAAGACGATGTATATTTTAGACGAGCCGACAACTGGACTGCATTCTGCCGACGTTAAGCGGCTGCTGGGTATTTTACAGCAGCTGGTTGATGGCGGTAACAGTATGATCATCATTGAACACAATCTGGATGTTATCAAATCGGCCGACTGGATTATCGATATGGGGCCTGAGGGCGGTCTCGGCGGCGGTACGGTGGTGGCGAGCGGCACGCCAGAAGAAGTCGCCAACGTGCCAGAATCATTTACCGGTAGGTATCTGAAAAGTTTGCTGTAG
- a CDS encoding ketopantoate reductase — protein MRYLIYGAGTIGLTYAYLLTAHHDVDVLALPERYEKVSQGVPLAIKDLRQRNDTYQSTVFHPQCITSPEGYYDVILVTVNRCQLQSVLPMLAKYQPKARWIGFMQNNWHLAGEVDQYISPDDYFIAFPSSVGGGRDDHGIKVIVFPTPTRVGGIKAGAKLFMQHLKEAGVATSYDAHLLDWMKVHYLQQSATAGAIASSGSFSALTHDPGAIRRLIMALRDGMSLCRHQGVAVWRVFPLNVLSIMPLRVATPIMQHALQQPDVVDMVTGHMKHGFGEWLAGYDEVLAEGRRLGIPMTAWQLYNSAVQRYKSTALAEKQIAAG, from the coding sequence ATGCGGTACCTGATTTATGGCGCGGGAACAATCGGTCTGACGTACGCGTATTTATTAACGGCACACCATGATGTTGATGTGCTAGCGCTGCCTGAGCGGTATGAGAAGGTGTCGCAAGGCGTGCCGCTTGCTATAAAGGATTTGCGCCAGCGTAACGATACGTATCAGTCGACAGTATTTCACCCACAGTGTATCACGTCGCCAGAAGGTTATTACGACGTTATACTAGTGACGGTGAATCGCTGTCAGCTTCAATCGGTACTACCGATGCTAGCAAAGTATCAGCCGAAGGCTAGGTGGATTGGATTTATGCAAAACAATTGGCATCTGGCTGGTGAGGTTGATCAATATATATCGCCTGATGATTATTTTATCGCCTTTCCTTCCAGTGTTGGCGGTGGGCGTGATGATCATGGCATAAAGGTTATTGTCTTTCCGACACCGACGCGGGTTGGTGGCATAAAGGCGGGAGCAAAGTTGTTTATGCAGCATTTAAAAGAGGCTGGTGTGGCAACTAGCTATGATGCTCATCTGCTTGATTGGATGAAGGTTCATTATCTCCAGCAGTCAGCGACCGCTGGCGCCATAGCTAGCAGCGGTAGTTTCTCGGCATTAACGCACGACCCAGGGGCGATTCGACGGCTAATTATGGCACTTCGTGATGGTATGTCCCTATGTCGTCATCAAGGTGTTGCAGTGTGGCGAGTTTTCCCCCTTAATGTATTATCAATAATGCCACTAAGGGTGGCAACTCCGATAATGCAGCATGCACTTCAACAGCCTGATGTTGTTGATATGGTAACAGGTCATATGAAGCACGGATTTGGTGAATGGCTGGCTGGATATGACGAGGTGCTAGCTGAGGGGAGGCGATTGGGCATCCCGATGACAGCGTGGCAATTATATAATTCGGCTGTTCAGCGCTATAAGTCGACTGCTTTGGCAGAGAAACAAATAGCAGCTGGGTAA
- a CDS encoding uracil-DNA glycosylase family protein yields MTRPLLYDEIDQDSMNASFHARGWPPVYTASPRSRIVLVGQAPGRIAQETRTPWNDASGRTLRQWLGVTDEQFYDPDLFALMPMDFYYPGKAAHGDLPPRPEFAKKWHPRLLAQMPDVRLTILVGAHAQQYYLDKQAKRNLTETVAHYMEYLPHYFPLVHPSPLNFRWRAHNPWFEMNVIPILSEMVKELAQ; encoded by the coding sequence ATGACCAGGCCGTTGCTATATGATGAAATCGATCAAGATAGTATGAATGCTTCGTTTCACGCTCGTGGTTGGCCGCCAGTCTATACCGCTTCACCCCGCTCACGTATCGTGCTGGTTGGTCAGGCGCCGGGACGAATAGCGCAGGAAACACGCACGCCATGGAATGATGCCAGTGGTCGCACGTTGCGTCAGTGGCTGGGGGTTACTGATGAACAATTTTATGATCCTGATTTGTTTGCTCTAATGCCAATGGATTTTTATTATCCAGGTAAGGCTGCGCATGGTGATTTACCGCCGCGACCGGAGTTTGCCAAAAAGTGGCATCCACGGCTGCTAGCACAGATGCCGGATGTGAGGCTGACGATTTTAGTTGGTGCTCATGCTCAGCAATACTATCTCGACAAGCAGGCGAAGCGCAACCTGACCGAAACAGTCGCGCATTATATGGAGTATCTGCCTCATTATTTTCCACTTGTCCATCCATCACCGCTTAACTTCCGCTGGCGGGCGCACAATCCGTGGTTCGAAATGAACGTCATTCCGATTCTGTCTGAGATGGTCAAAGAATTAGCACAGTAG
- a CDS encoding ABC transporter ATP-binding protein: MRQQHAKTTLQLLWRASRPYKWRRNLALIITTLTLVVGTIVGPLIIAQLLDMIQHGQLQTGSVWTLVIFYGISQLWSEIIGWRIVLYLMWTLETIMQRDIANKVFAKLSGETMFFHSNKFGGSLVSQNSKLSSCVERFWDELVWAVLPLVISLTGSIVILSMLLWQYALFLFMFSIIFGVAVFFGSRPMAKLSRREAEASNKVSGNLADMVSNVLAVKSSSAEKIEQQRFDKTNRAWRKASLATMRGFLTVSSVYSTINTSIRIGAIVFAIYAAQHNIVSVAAVYLIITYTGSVARELWNMNSIMRNYNRIIGDAHEMVEILHTPTSLVDKSDKKLHVDRGVIDFDTVTFTHDEGKGATLFHNFSLHITPGEKVGLVGSSGSGKTTLTKLLLRFADIDSGTIMIDEQDIAEVTQASLRSQIAYVPQEPLLFHRSVRENIAYGRADATDAEIEQAAKKAGAYDFITQLQDGFDTLVGERGVKLSGGQRQRIAIARAIVKDAPILVLDEATSALDSESEVLIQKSLKTLMKNRTSIVIAHRLSTIAKLDRIIVMHNGKIVEDGSHDQLIKHGGHYAKLWQHQSGGFIDA, encoded by the coding sequence TTGCGACAACAACACGCAAAAACAACATTACAATTACTATGGCGAGCATCGCGTCCATATAAATGGCGGCGCAATCTAGCTCTCATCATAACTACATTAACCCTAGTGGTAGGCACAATTGTCGGGCCACTGATTATCGCACAGCTCCTGGATATGATTCAACATGGTCAGCTACAGACCGGCTCTGTGTGGACATTGGTAATTTTCTATGGCATAAGTCAGCTATGGTCAGAGATTATTGGGTGGCGAATAGTACTGTATTTGATGTGGACGCTAGAAACCATTATGCAGCGCGACATCGCAAACAAGGTATTCGCCAAGCTATCTGGCGAGACCATGTTTTTCCACTCCAACAAATTTGGCGGTTCGCTCGTCAGCCAAAACAGCAAGCTCAGTAGCTGTGTTGAGCGATTTTGGGATGAGCTAGTATGGGCAGTACTGCCGCTGGTCATCTCACTCACCGGATCAATTGTTATCCTGTCAATGTTACTCTGGCAGTACGCGCTCTTTCTATTCATGTTCTCGATCATCTTTGGCGTAGCCGTCTTCTTTGGATCGCGTCCGATGGCCAAATTAAGTAGGCGTGAGGCGGAGGCCAGCAACAAAGTAAGCGGCAACCTCGCTGACATGGTGTCAAATGTGCTTGCTGTCAAGTCATCCAGTGCTGAAAAAATCGAGCAGCAGCGATTTGATAAAACGAATCGTGCATGGCGCAAGGCTAGCCTGGCCACCATGCGAGGGTTCCTCACTGTCAGCAGTGTTTACTCAACAATAAATACCAGCATCCGAATCGGTGCTATCGTGTTCGCTATTTATGCAGCACAGCATAATATCGTTTCAGTTGCAGCGGTGTACTTAATCATCACCTACACTGGTAGTGTTGCCCGTGAGCTGTGGAATATGAATAGCATTATGCGAAATTATAACCGGATCATCGGTGACGCCCATGAGATGGTCGAGATATTACACACACCAACATCACTTGTTGACAAGAGTGATAAAAAGCTTCACGTCGATCGCGGTGTCATTGATTTTGATACCGTGACCTTTACGCATGACGAGGGTAAAGGCGCAACCTTGTTCCACAATTTTTCACTGCATATTACGCCAGGCGAAAAGGTCGGGCTGGTTGGTTCTAGTGGTTCGGGCAAGACGACTCTGACGAAATTGCTGCTGAGATTTGCCGACATCGACTCGGGCACAATCATGATTGACGAGCAGGACATTGCCGAGGTCACACAGGCCAGCCTCCGTTCGCAGATCGCTTACGTGCCACAGGAGCCGCTACTATTTCATCGTTCAGTGCGCGAGAACATTGCCTATGGCAGGGCCGACGCTACTGATGCCGAGATTGAACAAGCAGCCAAAAAGGCGGGGGCCTATGATTTTATTACTCAGCTGCAGGACGGCTTTGACACACTGGTCGGTGAGCGCGGCGTAAAGTTATCGGGTGGACAGCGCCAGCGCATCGCTATCGCTCGGGCCATCGTGAAAGATGCGCCAATCTTAGTCCTCGACGAGGCGACCTCGGCGCTTGATTCTGAGTCAGAAGTTCTAATCCAAAAATCACTCAAGACACTGATGAAAAACCGTACCTCAATCGTCATTGCTCATCGACTTTCAACAATCGCCAAGCTTGATCGAATCATCGTGATGCATAATGGCAAGATAGTCGAGGATGGCTCGCATGATCAGCTCATTAAGCATGGCGGCCACTACGCAAAACTGTGGCAGCATCAATCTGGCGGCTTTATTGACGCCTAA